A genomic segment from Spinacia oleracea cultivar Varoflay chromosome 3, BTI_SOV_V1, whole genome shotgun sequence encodes:
- the LOC110805974 gene encoding probable feruloyl esterase A isoform X1: MIMERSKLLTLLLLLGLIGVSFSIELKPEHGVHFPVYNHTLAKILVEYNAAVYESDLTELFTWTCSRCNGMTKGFEIIELIVDVQHCLQAYVGFAKDLNAIIVAFRGTQEHSIQNWVEDLYWKQLDLNYPDTPDAMVHHGFYNAYHNTTLRPGVLDAVKRAKKFFGEIDLIVIGHSMGGAMAAICALDLTVHHGIKNIQVTTFGQPRIGNAAFASYYSQFVPNTIRVTHEHDMVPHLPPYYRYFSQKTYHHFPREVWLYNIGYGSLIYPVEKICDCSGEDPSCSRSVMGNSVLDHLVYYGVNLQAESWNSCRIVSGPHLSRYTTADNTGNIILSKDPGSILHLVNAVSGDGASAS, encoded by the exons ATG ATTATGGAGCGAAGTAAATTGTTAACGCTTTTGCTCTTGTTAGGTTTAATTGGCGTTTCTTTTAGTATAG AGCTCAAGCCCGAACATGGTGTTCATTTTCCGGTTTACAATCACACGCTTGCCAAAATTTTGGTTGAATACAATGCTGCA GTTTATGAGTCAGACTTGACTGAACTATTTACCTGGACATGCTCACGATGTAATGGAATGACAAAG GGTTTTGAGATCATAGAGCTTATTGTTGATGTCCAGCACTGCTTGCAG GCGTACGTTGGGTTTGCTAAGGATCTGAATGCCATTATTGTTGCATTTAGGGGAACCCAGGAGCACAG CATACAAAATTGGGTTGAGGATCTGTACTGGAAACAGCTTGATTTGAATTACCCTGACACGCCTGATGCAATG GTACACCATGGATTCTATAATGCTTATCATAACACCACACTGCGTCCTGGAGTCTTGGATGCTGTTAAACGAGCAAAAAAATTCTTTGGAGAAATTGACCTTATTGTGATAGGACATTCAATGGGTGGGGCTATGGCTGCCATTTGTGCACTTGACCTCACG GTACATCATGGCATAAAAAATATTCAGGTTACAACCTTTGGGCAACCACGGATTGGAAATGCAGCTTTTGCCTCTTACTATAGCCAATTTGTCCCTAATACGATTCGTGTCACTCATGAGCATGATATGGTGCCTCATTTGCCTCCATATTATCGTTATTTCAGTCAAAAGACATATCATCATTTCCCTAGAGAG GTGTGGTTGTATAATATCGGATATGGAAGTTTAATTTACCCTGTTGAGAAGATTTGTGATTGTTCTGGTGAAGATCCATCTTGTAGCAG GTCAGTAATGGGAAATAGCGTATTGGATCATCTGGTTTATTACGGAGTTAATTTACAGGCTGAGTCTtggaattcatgtagaattgtGTCTGGTCCTCATCTTTCAAGGTACACAACCGCAGATAACACTGGAAATATTATCTTGAGCAAGGATCCTGGTTCTATTCTTCACCTTGTAAATGCAGTGTCAGGCGATGGGGCAAGTGCATCGTAA
- the LOC110805974 gene encoding probable feruloyl esterase A isoform X2: protein MERSKLLTLLLLLGLIGVSFSIELKPEHGVHFPVYNHTLAKILVEYNAAVYESDLTELFTWTCSRCNGMTKGFEIIELIVDVQHCLQAYVGFAKDLNAIIVAFRGTQEHSIQNWVEDLYWKQLDLNYPDTPDAMVHHGFYNAYHNTTLRPGVLDAVKRAKKFFGEIDLIVIGHSMGGAMAAICALDLTVHHGIKNIQVTTFGQPRIGNAAFASYYSQFVPNTIRVTHEHDMVPHLPPYYRYFSQKTYHHFPREVWLYNIGYGSLIYPVEKICDCSGEDPSCSRSVMGNSVLDHLVYYGVNLQAESWNSCRIVSGPHLSRYTTADNTGNIILSKDPGSILHLVNAVSGDGASAS, encoded by the exons ATGGAGCGAAGTAAATTGTTAACGCTTTTGCTCTTGTTAGGTTTAATTGGCGTTTCTTTTAGTATAG AGCTCAAGCCCGAACATGGTGTTCATTTTCCGGTTTACAATCACACGCTTGCCAAAATTTTGGTTGAATACAATGCTGCA GTTTATGAGTCAGACTTGACTGAACTATTTACCTGGACATGCTCACGATGTAATGGAATGACAAAG GGTTTTGAGATCATAGAGCTTATTGTTGATGTCCAGCACTGCTTGCAG GCGTACGTTGGGTTTGCTAAGGATCTGAATGCCATTATTGTTGCATTTAGGGGAACCCAGGAGCACAG CATACAAAATTGGGTTGAGGATCTGTACTGGAAACAGCTTGATTTGAATTACCCTGACACGCCTGATGCAATG GTACACCATGGATTCTATAATGCTTATCATAACACCACACTGCGTCCTGGAGTCTTGGATGCTGTTAAACGAGCAAAAAAATTCTTTGGAGAAATTGACCTTATTGTGATAGGACATTCAATGGGTGGGGCTATGGCTGCCATTTGTGCACTTGACCTCACG GTACATCATGGCATAAAAAATATTCAGGTTACAACCTTTGGGCAACCACGGATTGGAAATGCAGCTTTTGCCTCTTACTATAGCCAATTTGTCCCTAATACGATTCGTGTCACTCATGAGCATGATATGGTGCCTCATTTGCCTCCATATTATCGTTATTTCAGTCAAAAGACATATCATCATTTCCCTAGAGAG GTGTGGTTGTATAATATCGGATATGGAAGTTTAATTTACCCTGTTGAGAAGATTTGTGATTGTTCTGGTGAAGATCCATCTTGTAGCAG GTCAGTAATGGGAAATAGCGTATTGGATCATCTGGTTTATTACGGAGTTAATTTACAGGCTGAGTCTtggaattcatgtagaattgtGTCTGGTCCTCATCTTTCAAGGTACACAACCGCAGATAACACTGGAAATATTATCTTGAGCAAGGATCCTGGTTCTATTCTTCACCTTGTAAATGCAGTGTCAGGCGATGGGGCAAGTGCATCGTAA